The following nucleotide sequence is from Mobula birostris isolate sMobBir1 chromosome 15, sMobBir1.hap1, whole genome shotgun sequence.
TACACAAGGAAGTACAACTTCAAACCTTGTCAACAATTTCAGATGAATTATGCAGTCCTAACAAAACTTCTACTGCTTTCTAGGTTGTAAAGGTTTTAAAAGAGGATTTTGTCTTTTAAGGTGTTCAGATTTATTTAAAATGTACATCAATTGCACCTTCATCACAGCAGTATGATAGAAACAGTCTTCCTGACAGCATTAAACTTTGACCAAACCACCTACGCAATTCCTTGACATAAATTTATTTCATGCATGAGGATTAAAATTAAGTTCTCTTTCATCAAAAGATGGGCTTAGGTTTGAAGATGTTGTTCAACATAACCATAAATAATTACAAATTAATTGCAATTTTATGATCCACCACAGTGAGATCAGGTTTATGGCTTTGGATTAGTAATCCACTATGAAGATCACTATCTTACTGAGTATCAGAAAAAATACTCACCTTATTGAAGATGTCTTGAGTTAGATTTGGTATCTATAATACTGGCAATGAACAAGTTCAGTAATTAAGGCCACATGAATAAAGCAAGAGGAATAACTACTTTTACGTAGATCCAAACAAAACTACGAGCAAGGAACTTCGTCATTTCTTAGAAGTGGTGTTCAAATGTTTTTTAAACAAATCAAAGAATAAGTTAAATAACATAGCTTAAGTATGTACATGCTAACTATAGCCAATGTTGCTTTGAAAAAGTTCCAAAACCTGAACACAAATTGCAAAGTACATGCTAACATCAGAAGAAAAAATAATTGAGGAATTCCAGGTCTGAATCAAGAGAGATAAATATATATTCTGAATACCACATCAATCCAGGAAAACCTTatggcaaaagaaaaaaaaaaacaaaaggacaATCAACTCTCTCAGAGTTCTTTATGAAACATTCTAGAGCCAAACTTGTCATGCCTTAGCTATGGTACCACTGTGGTTAGCTCAACACTGTTATAGCTCGGGAAGTTCTGGAGTTGGATGTTCGATTCCAGTGCCCTTCTGTAAGGATTCTCTGACTGCCCTCCCCCTGGAATGTGTGGGCATTCTCCGGATtgtccagcttcctcccacgatccaaagatgtaccaggtaagttaactggtcattgtaaattgtcctgagattaggttagggttaattgggtttgctGGAATGATgtggctcaaagagctggaagggcccaCTCTGCATTGGAATGCCCCAAATGACGCTATGATAATTTAAATGCTGAAATTCAATAAAACAGTCTCAACCTGAtaagggagtggttataattctTGACAAATGAAATGAAAGATTTCATATCACAAGAGACAGCTTTCTATTGATAGGGAAATACTGAATAACATCTATGGGTACATAGTGATACAACACTTGAATTTGTTTTTACAATTTGTGTATCAAATTGAAAACATTCAAATACCTGCTATCATGTGACTAAATTCTTTGATAAGATACTGGTAGTGTATTTCTGTGGATGTGAAGGTGGCCATTCGGTGTAAAAAAATTTCACAAGAAAATCTTTAGTATAAATAGTATTTCCATTTCAGTGGAAAATCACCTGGAATGCGAGGAAAGTTTAAATATTGGTGATTTATGCTCTCTTTAATGACCTGCACTTGAGACACATTCAATTATCTTGTGCCTGAATTAAATACACATTAACAGAAAGTTAAGCCTTTATATTCATTACTTCAATATCCTTACTGGATTTTCCTTGTCATTTAACAAGTATAATTTTCTTGGATTTTCACCCTACTCActtgaaaacagaacaatttaaaagaaaaattacCAACTTAAATATTCAAGTGCACTTGCCAAAAATATTTTCAAAAATTATGAAGCCTTGCCACCATTCACTCATCATGCAGAATAAGTATATGCAAAAAAATAAGCATATTTTCAATTGAGAATTGAGCTGAGAGACTTTTTAGATGTATTATGTAGCTGTTAAATGGTAATAGGTCCCAAACAATAATGGGGATAAAAGTCAGCTTCATGCACGTAACCTCAAACACATTTAGTCagactgaggctacgtccacactatgccagataattttgaaaacaccggtttcgagtaaaaatgacaggcgtccacactcagtcacaaaatatctccgtccacattaggcggatatttgggcgaatctcctactACTGGGCAAGCGCAGGACAcgcagaaaacaagcgaagaggaaacgatatacttcATGCACGTTtttccagttacagagtagaaaaactttaaaggaattgctcttggctctcgcacaggaggacttaaaactgaaaaaaaaaacaaatactggagtgtatggaggcaaccgacagggagttcacagacagtatgacccagctgacgacgaacattgaaaaactaactctgttacattaataaagcaccttgttaaatgtataaaacgtctgcatcagcgttatcttgtacttccatacaacgttacattaggctgttacacatctattgtcagagaagtacttgcataaataggtaaaccaccttcatacaagcaaggacagaaaacagggcgaagtgagtatacttaattattcagtaagctatgggtcaactggcttcagtctcgtccgtctgttctgaaattgttaggtggtggcgctcaagaaaacaatgaacatctgttccagcacgttatgacagcgtttttaaattgTCAAGAaaactcactttacaatttaactctcacgctgttcacactgactgcgcgttataacagcttgcgcagtaccaagcagaagcagagaaAAGCATGGTTGttctggtgttgtcatgacagcgttttaaaaTCTCTCCAGTTACCATATATTGTTAGGtggtggcgttcaagaaaacaatgaacatctgttccagcacgtcatgacagcgtttttaaattgTCAAGAaaactcactttacaatttaactctcacgctgttcacactgactgcgcattataacagcttgcgcagtaccaagcagaagcagagaaaagcatggttgttgtggtgttgtcatgacagcgttttaaaaTCTCTCCAGTTACCCCATatacactacgccggatattaagcgttttcagatttattcactctggagagtgttttcgaaaatctccgttttcgggggctgaaaacgccggctcagtgtggacgggagggcaagaccaagagaaaaagcttcgttttcaaaattatccggcgtagtgcgGACGTACCCTGAGTTGTATCTGGTCATGAGTCCATTAGGGTACTCTAGTCATGAAACTGCAAAAAGTGTAATTGCTTCCAATCTAAGATGTAAAGTGGGTGCAAACTTGGCTCAGTTCGCAGTCTGATATAGACTTCTATTTATATCTAAACAGATGGCGGATTATAAGTGCAGAAGAATGAATTTAATTACTTTATGTACCTTCCTCTTAGCCATTCATGTACAATGAAGGTGGCAATTGTTTACTCAGTCTCCAGTTTACAAAGAGCACCAACATCTGATATAAAGTTCATTACTGACACAATCCTTTTTGAAAGTGATTAAAACACAATTCCACCTGTTGCCTTATTTCTCCAAGTATGAAAACAAAAGCGTTTGAAATATAAaataactctcaatccccacattaatcactttctgcattcttccccaccccactcccacacaaaCACTCTTTGATAGAAAGACATAGGAATACTTTTAGGCGACAAAACCAATCAGGGTTCTGTCATAAAAACTGAAAATTACCGCATCAATTTcactttttgaactacttattctCCATTTATTCTAAGCACTCTCAGTTCTTTTGCTTACTGAGTCATTATGTTCTCACAGTGCCATTTAAAATTTACTGAAGACTAACCTGCATTTTAAAAGATAAAAATGTAGGAAACAATTTAAAAGGTCAAAGTTCTTCAGAAATCACCAAGAAACTATCTGAACAATATTGCTTCTGATGGGTCATTCAGACAGAAACATTTAACACatggagtcaattgttagggatATGGTTTCagagatacttggaggcacatgataaaataggccagtcagcatggtttcctcaagggaaaatcatgcctgacaaatccattgaagttctttgaagaaataacaagatagacaaaggagaattggttgatgtgtatctggattttcagaagatctttggcAGGgcgccacatgaggctgctgaacaaactacgagcccatggtattacagggaatattctagcatggataaaagtagttgattggcaagaggcaaagagggAATAAAGGAGCCTTTACTGGTTGGTTGTCAGCGACTAATGGTGTTCCAGAGGGTCTGTGTTGCGACTGATTGTTTTTTCATTATAcgttaatgatttgaatgatggttctttgttgcaaagtttgcagatattaAGATAgagggaggggcaggtagttttgagaagtagagaggctacaggaggacttagattaggagaatgggcaaagaaatggcagatggaatagtgtcggtaagtgtatgatcatgcactttggtagaagaaatgaaagcgttgactattttctaaatggagagaaactacaaaaactgaggtgcaaagggactttgggagtccttgtgcaggacttcctaaaggttaatttgcagtctATGGcgaagaaggcaaaagcaatgatagcattcatttcaagagaactagaacataaaagcaaagatgtaatgttaagactttataaagcactggtgaggcctcacttggaatattgtgagcattcttggccccttatcttagaaaggatgtgcttaactggagaaggttcacccaaatgattccaggtttgaacagcttgtcatatgaagagcatttgatggctctgggcttatattcactggaattcagaagaatgaggggtgacctcattgaaaataATCGAGTGGTGAAAAGCcctgatagagcggatgtggagaggatctttcctatgaTGAGACAGACTAAGACCCGAGGACACAACTTAAGAAGAGAAGggcgttcttttagaatggatgtgaggaatttctttaggcagagggtggtgtctATGTGGAattctgccacaggcagctgtggaagccaagtctttgtgtatatttaaggcaaaggttgatagcttcttgattggtcagggcatgaagggatacggggagaaggcaggaaggagattggggctgaggggaaaaatggatcagccatgatgaaatggtggagcagacttgatgggccaaatggtctaattctgttcctatatcttatgcctCATCACTGCAACCGCAAGACCAGTCAATTTGCTGTCATTAAGTATTTGATTTAGTCTGAATTGACCTTTTCAGGTTATAAGCCAGAACTCTGGATTTGTTCACTTATAGTGACTTGTCAGACTAACTAATGGATTGCACATATCCAATTCCTCTGTTCCTAGTAGTTTATCTGTACATTCCAAATGGTTGACTGTTTCATTTGAAAAACAATGAAAAGGAACTGATGAAGCCTAACAGGAAATGCAAATATATTCTTCCATAGGGCCCTTATAGCAACCCAAAAGGAGTTTCCTTATATTCTTCCAAAAGGCCAGTTTTAACGCTACTGGAGTACGATAAGACAGGAAACATACAGTAgatatagttttttttaatagtACTAAAAGATTCCTGGAGTTAAACAAAAGGGATGTGCTGTTTGACAAGGATAAGAACATATTAGAAAGCACTAATGCACAGTATTTTGATCCTGTAAAGCTAAAACCTAAACAATATTAAAAAGCAGACTTAAATGTTTCTGTCAACTAAAATACAACAGATGTTGTGACATTGACAAGGTCTGCATGTATATGAAGCAAATATACATTGCCCACCCATCtcataccccccccccaccaaaaacaTGAAGACTTTTGACAGTGTCCATCAGGCAAAGTatgacaaaacaaaaaagttcaccCAATTCAATGTATAGGAACAATAAATATATTGAATATATTTCCTCCCTTCAAACAACACTTCACCACAATCGTCTTTTCCAAAACTAATAAAACCTCTAATGGATTTGATAGAGCCTGCTATTTTCGAAGTTAAATGAGCAGTACAAGTTCCCTAATTTCAACTGTTGCCTTTGTACAAATCAAACTCAGCTGGAAGTTGGGGTAATAGTTGGTATGAAGAAAGAAGAAAGTGGGAAGTCACTGTGTCAATGCCACCATTCAAAGACTTCCATCAAGAAGTGTTTTAGTACATGACAAATGTACACATCTTTGTGGTTCACCATGATGAACTTGTCAAATATTCCAGCAAACCTCACTATGTATACATCGGGTTTTATTGGCTTCCAGTACCAGTGGAAGGGTGGCACTTCAAAAGATAGATAACACTTTTGTTTCTTCCTAGCCATTAACTGCCTGCAAACAGAATTAGTGTGCTCACCTGTCCATAATCAAGGCAATAAAGAGCACCATTTCTATGTTCCCTATGCTTAAAAAAAGTAAATTTTATGATAAATTACAAGCCACAATTAGAGTCAAAAGAAATATTTCTCCTTACACTAATAAAATTCTTCCCcagtttcactgttacaaatgcagTCCAGGTCAATTATTTTACAGGTAGGTGATTGAAAGTCTAGCTCAATTCTTATCTACAATTtctagggagaaaaaaaaaacctaaAAACACAACAAAATCCTGAAGATACTAACACACACCTTTACTGCACACATGCCCCAGATACACCAACTCAATTAAATCATACATAAatcatttttctttcttctgtttTACATACAATTAGAAATATGgatttacaaaaattaaacatTGAAGCTTTTACCTTTAATCTAAAAAAGTTGACAAAAGTTTTAAAAATGACCATTTCAGTGGCTTACAGTAAAAAAATTAGATGACACTCCctaacctgctcattaatgcatagAGGTGGAAAAACCTGCAAAACAATTAGTCACTGTCCACTGGCTGGTGATTAATTTAGATAGTTAGGAGCAGGCACTTTTCCTATTCTGCAGCGGTTGCACTCTCCCAGATAACATCCAAAGAGCTCCCATGTGttgcaaaggaaagaaaaatcGGTGTGGTTAAAAAAATAGGTCTCGTTAAAAAAGTCAATCTGCCAAAAAAAAGTAatcaattttgttttttaaaaaatgttttgtcTCTGGAGAGAAGTGACAGTGGGAACCAGAGAAAGTTCTTGTTCACTGGGTGTGAGACAGCACTGTGGAGGTCAGTTTTAGCTATCTTACCCAGAGTGCAGATGGAAGGAAGAGGTCGAATCTGCTCTCTGCCCGGATGCGATGTTGCTTGAAGAAGCTGTTAGCTAAAGTACCTGCCTCTTTTAGTGGAGCTGACGGACTGCGGGGTCCTGTACTGCAGGTTGATATCAGAGGCGGAGACCGGTTCCAGGTCAGCCCACGGGTCCTGCAGCATGGACGGTTTGTAATATTGCTCCACGGGCGCCGGCGACTTCCTCTCCAGGATGCAGCCGCCTCCTCCGAAAGGTGTGGATGTCCTCGGCGAGCCCTGGTAGCGGCGGTGCGCCGAGCCGGGCGAGGGCTGTTGAGACGCGGTCTGGCTGGGAGAATGAGGGTGGTAAGACGGCGAGGAGTAGCGACCGCGGGCCCGTGGGCTGTGCCGGGACGTGAAGCTCTGCGGCGTCGGCTGCTGGTGGCCGGGGGACGGGCTCTTGTACCGGTGCTGCTGCTGGTGGAAGGGCGACAGGCCCGGGCTCAGCTGCTGCTGTTGctgctgaggagatttggtgaAAGCCCGGTGCCGCACTCCGTAAGGAGGGGTGCCCACGTTGCCTGGGAGCCCCCAAGAGAAGGTGCCGCCTGCCCCACCTCCAACCGGTCCCGCGCCGGGGAACGGGCCCGGACTTGGGCCTACAGGCGGCGGGCTCCGGAAGCCCTGCCTCATGGGGCGGAACATCCCTCACCTCACGTTACCACGCTGATCCACTGCCCCGTCTCCTCCTGATTCACCTCGGCTCCTCCAGGCGGACCACCACCGGCTTAGATTTTTTGTATTGCTGTCAAAATCCTAGGCCCACACTGTACACGTCGAAGCTTCTCGAATTGTGCGCCACCCGTTAAGCCATCCCCCGCTCTTCCGGTCGGTGCGGCTCGTCATTTCCGTCTGTGGTGCCTCCCAGGAGAGGCCTCGCAGCGGCGGCACCCACGCGTCGCCACGGCAACCGTTTGGTTGGTTCCCAAATTTTTCTGCGAAGGAAACAAACGCGAACTGACCTTTGCCCAAGAATTTGCGTTAAAAACCTTGTTCAAAGTAAACATTTTACTTTTATGTGTGGAGATAAATGAACAGGCAAGTAAAAGTCTTATTATGGGGACAAGTTTATTTTTGTGTCACCAATTTTCATATGAAATTCCTCCAACAATGAAAGTAAGCAGGCGGTGGATTTCTTTGTCACTCTGTTTGAGACTATTTATTCAGTTGTCAGTGTTGTGCAACTCCTGAACTGATTCATcagataaaaaaaacaaacttttcCTTGTCCCAATTCAAAACCTTTTTTTTCTTGGCCATTCACAATTACCACCACGGACACCATCCAAAGCATTACTTTTATCATAAATATCTAACATTGAAAGTAAACTCTCAATTGAGACAAGAACACGACTAGACGGATTGTTGTTGTTTGATAGTCTTGTGACTCATCCTCAGTCTCTGAGATTTTGCACGACCTCCAAACTTGTTTTTCTCTCCAAATTCCTTGCATCTCGTCCTGAGTTGCCAGTACATGTTTGAACCCTATGTTTTTGATTCTGCTCTTGGAGGCTGACTCTGCATGTAACCAACTTGCCATGTATTCaaactgttacgtaccccataactgggttgccaaaccagcagaaatggattactagaactaagaaaattttattaaagaaacaagcaacacagtactctaatcaaaaggataataaatgcaacagttcagcaatgataaacacacatgtacacagaattaggataacaggatcaatcaagctctatcgtcgactaggggtaaatgaccagtttcaaagtgacgcaaagttcagttcaattgaattcagttcagttcgcagtaatgactgccgtgggagatggacagtgggggggaaggagagagagcaaaaggaatgaatattcaaacggcttccacacagaccttcgatattcttcgcagtcagctttcgggtgagccctttgtgatgtcttctgtcatcaccgaccgtgacccctccgtttccagatactatcgtttctctgcggtgaacctggcacccaggcaagggcggacacacaccaggttcccgccgatcgtgcctttccaccctgtgcgtctatggcttggtccctcgaccagccctccaaaacctcccaccgacttgtgggagacgcactgcttccacggtcttgttacctcggggtgtcgtgtgtgtcttgccttagcgaacctgtccctttttatccccctgctggggtattgcctgtccatcacttcaaacagttcagggctcaaagggggagccgatcttgacagctctccttccgttaaactctcctgtcccttcattaacatttccaaatgctgctccattgttttccttatctgtctttctcctgaagacaggtggcagaccaactgctgatcccactggtgccagcacaggacagctaacatcttaatctatgtgtattctcgtcacaaaacACAGGTTCCTTGTTCAATACTCTTTTGCACTTTGAAGCAGCGTAGGACAACTATTCACAATTTTATCCACAGCTACTCAGAGTGAGCTAGATGTCCACTGATCTTAAATATATTAATATAGATTCTGTGACATTGCTTATGATAAATCAGCCTATGTACTGTTTTTACACAAA
It contains:
- the mplkip gene encoding M-phase-specific PLK1-interacting protein, with translation MFRPMRQGFRSPPPVGPSPGPFPGAGPVGGGAGGTFSWGLPGNVGTPPYGVRHRAFTKSPQQQQQQLSPGLSPFHQQQHRYKSPSPGHQQPTPQSFTSRHSPRARGRYSSPSYHPHSPSQTASQQPSPGSAHRRYQGSPRTSTPFGGGGCILERKSPAPVEQYYKPSMLQDPWADLEPVSASDINLQYRTPQSVSSTKRGRYFS